In a genomic window of Dehalococcoidia bacterium:
- a CDS encoding HEPN domain-containing protein yields the protein MEGGFYEWACFVAQQAPAKALKAVCHRLGAEAWDHSVLHLIGGLQEKVAVPPSERECGRVLDLSHPAGGPPCPRLCGRGLTVL from the coding sequence GTGGAGGGGGGTTTTTACGAATGGGCCTGCTTTGTGGCTCAGCAGGCGCCCGCAAAGGCCCTCAAGGCCGTCTGCCACCGCCTGGGAGCGGAGGCGTGGGACCACAGCGTTCTGCACCTGATCGGAGGCCTCCAGGAGAAGGTCGCCGTCCCCCCCTCTGAGCGGGAGTGTGGACGGGTTCTAGACCTCTCACACCCGGCAGGAGGCCCTCCGTGCCCTCGCTTGTGCGGAAGAGGTCTTACGGTTCTGTAA
- a CDS encoding nucleotidyltransferase domain-containing protein, whose protein sequence is MPSLVRKRSYGSVTVFWLDRDAVARVLRERAEALVRHAPEVQKVVLFGSLAARRAIPGSDADILPVIRGEAGPFLERVRHYQPFLEGGMPVDLFCYTEGEIQRIPLARTALREGVVRAQKHNAGAEGAPLCGK, encoded by the coding sequence GTGCCCTCGCTTGTGCGGAAGAGGTCTTACGGTTCTGTAACGGTCTTCTGGCTGGATAGGGATGCGGTGGCCAGGGTCTTGCGGGAGCGTGCCGAGGCCCTGGTGCGCCACGCCCCCGAGGTGCAGAAGGTCGTGTTGTTCGGCTCCCTGGCCGCAAGGCGGGCCATCCCCGGCAGCGATGCGGACATCCTGCCGGTGATACGGGGGGAGGCGGGGCCTTTTCTGGAGCGGGTGCGCCACTACCAGCCTTTCTTGGAGGGGGGGATGCCGGTGGACCTCTTCTGCTACACTGAGGGGGAAATCCAACGCATCCCCCTGGCCCGCACCGCCTTGCGGGAGGGGGTGGTACGGGCCCAAAAGCACAACGCGGGTGCCGAGGGAGCCCCTCTATGCGGGAAATAA
- a CDS encoding DNA methyltransferase: MREITREDYVTFRATHPHAVIEGVRVAFLDSAPLTLLEPAEFRLESTTVWSFEKRGKWATHRGNYRGNWAPEIPRNLLLRYTQPGDWVLDQMVGSGTTLIECKLLGRNGVGVDINLDALMVAWNRLEHTPVPPGCPQTIQRLYSGDARHLDAIEDASIDLIATHPPYANIIRYSKGKGIEGDLSLVRSLNEDINAMAQVAAECWRVLKPGKHCAILVGDTHRHKHYVPIAFRVMYEFLKVGFILREDVIKLQWHVKTERERWNPKRHHDFLLTFHEHLFIFRKPRLGEDTSKLRDSMLW, encoded by the coding sequence ATGCGGGAAATAACCCGTGAGGACTATGTGACTTTCCGGGCCACACATCCTCATGCGGTCATTGAAGGTGTTAGGGTCGCATTCCTGGACAGTGCTCCCCTGACCCTTCTGGAGCCAGCCGAGTTCCGCCTGGAGAGCACCACGGTGTGGTCTTTTGAAAAGAGGGGCAAGTGGGCGACGCACCGCGGGAACTACCGAGGCAACTGGGCACCCGAAATCCCCCGTAATCTCCTTTTGCGCTATACCCAACCGGGCGACTGGGTGTTAGACCAGATGGTGGGATCAGGGACGACCCTGATAGAGTGCAAACTTCTCGGGCGTAATGGCGTGGGGGTAGATATCAACCTGGATGCCCTTATGGTGGCGTGGAACCGTCTGGAGCACACTCCAGTGCCTCCTGGTTGCCCCCAGACGATCCAGCGCCTCTACTCTGGGGATGCGCGCCATTTAGACGCGATAGAGGATGCCAGCATTGACCTGATCGCAACACATCCTCCTTACGCAAACATCATCCGTTACTCGAAGGGCAAGGGCATAGAGGGGGACTTGTCGTTAGTGCGTTCCCTCAATGAGGATATCAACGCTATGGCGCAGGTGGCTGCCGAATGTTGGCGCGTGCTGAAACCCGGGAAACATTGTGCCATTCTGGTGGGCGATACGCATAGGCATAAACACTATGTGCCCATAGCCTTCAGGGTCATGTATGAATTCTTGAAAGTGGGCTTTATTTTGCGGGAGGATGTCATCAAACTGCAATGGCATGTGAAGACGGAACGGGAGCGGTGGAATCCGAAGCGACATCACGATTTTCTTCTTACCTTCCACGAGCATCTCTTTATCTTTCGGAAGCCCAGGCTCGGAGAGGATACCAGCAAACTCCGTGACAGCATGCTCTGGTAG
- a CDS encoding LysE family translocator, which yields MLDDLAVAFAVSFVVGLSGALSPGPLLAFTIRESARHGWSAGPLVSLGHALLELGVVVILVLGLGRFFQGETARAIIGLVGGGVILWMAWGTVQTALRERPDFHPRGDAPRRSKGGPILGGVVVSLSNPFWSLWWLTVGAGLLARYYPGPLGLWGVGAVYIGHILSDFVWYSAVALAIATGRRLMTRPVYAGILLACALFLAFMGGLFLYTGIRTVVG from the coding sequence GTGCTGGACGACTTGGCTGTGGCCTTTGCTGTCAGTTTTGTGGTGGGATTGTCGGGGGCGCTGTCGCCAGGGCCTCTGCTGGCCTTCACCATTCGGGAATCGGCCCGCCACGGGTGGTCTGCCGGGCCGTTGGTCTCCCTGGGCCACGCTTTGCTAGAACTGGGGGTGGTGGTGATCCTGGTGCTGGGATTGGGGCGCTTCTTCCAGGGGGAGACGGCCCGAGCCATCATCGGCCTGGTGGGAGGCGGGGTCATCCTGTGGATGGCGTGGGGCACGGTGCAGACGGCCCTGCGGGAACGCCCCGACTTCCATCCCCGCGGCGACGCCCCCCGCCGTTCTAAGGGAGGGCCTATTCTGGGCGGGGTGGTGGTGAGCCTCTCCAACCCCTTCTGGAGCCTTTGGTGGCTCACAGTGGGGGCTGGCCTCCTCGCCCGCTACTACCCCGGCCCCCTGGGCCTGTGGGGTGTGGGGGCGGTGTACATCGGGCACATCCTGTCGGACTTTGTGTGGTATAGCGCTGTGGCGCTCGCCATCGCCACTGGCCGTAGGTTGATGACGCGGCCCGTGTATGCGGGTATTCTTTTGGCCTGCGCCCTGTTCCTGGCCTTTATGGGTGGGCTGTTCCTGTATACAGGGATACGAACGGTGGTGGGGTAA
- a CDS encoding NAD(P)-dependent glycerol-3-phosphate dehydrogenase — protein MAKIGVVGTTTWGTTLAVLLARRGHTVTLLALNAEEVQALTRARHHPRLPTFPFPPTLHLTPDPWEVAQNAQMVVLAVPSPTMRENARRLAPALEGDTIVLHGSKGLEPGTALRMSEVLAQELPAHRGRVAVLAGPNLAGEIARGLPASTVVASADAEVARWVQEAFHSPTFRVYTSRDVVGVELGGVLKNTFALGAGMCDGLGLGTNAKSALITRALAEMIRLGVAAGAEPWTFAGLAGIGDLMATCWSTLSRNRQVGERLGQGYPLQEVMRDLGQVAEGVHTVAEVMRLAERYQVEMPIARMIYRVLFEGVPVAEAMEALLHRPPEAEWPHGWSTSTA, from the coding sequence GTGGCAAAGATAGGGGTTGTCGGCACCACCACCTGGGGCACCACCCTGGCGGTGCTGTTGGCACGCCGGGGGCATACGGTGACCTTGTTGGCCCTCAACGCCGAGGAGGTGCAGGCCCTCACCCGCGCCCGCCACCATCCCCGCCTGCCCACCTTCCCTTTCCCCCCTACCCTGCACCTGACGCCCGACCCCTGGGAGGTTGCCCAGAACGCCCAGATGGTGGTGTTGGCGGTGCCCTCGCCCACCATGCGGGAGAACGCCCGCCGCCTCGCCCCCGCTCTGGAAGGGGACACCATTGTGCTGCACGGCTCCAAAGGCCTGGAGCCGGGGACTGCCCTGCGCATGAGTGAGGTGCTGGCTCAAGAGTTGCCCGCCCATCGGGGGCGCGTGGCGGTGCTGGCGGGCCCCAACCTGGCAGGGGAGATCGCCCGGGGGTTGCCCGCTTCCACAGTGGTGGCCAGCGCCGACGCCGAGGTGGCCCGCTGGGTGCAAGAGGCCTTCCACAGCCCCACCTTTCGGGTGTATACCAGCCGGGATGTGGTGGGGGTGGAACTGGGCGGGGTGCTGAAGAACACCTTCGCCCTGGGGGCAGGGATGTGCGACGGGTTGGGGCTGGGGACCAACGCCAAGTCCGCCCTGATCACCCGGGCCCTGGCGGAGATGATCCGCCTGGGGGTGGCGGCCGGGGCGGAGCCGTGGACCTTTGCAGGGCTGGCGGGCATCGGCGACCTGATGGCCACCTGTTGGAGCACCCTGAGCCGCAATCGCCAGGTGGGGGAGCGGCTCGGGCAGGGCTACCCCCTGCAAGAGGTTATGCGCGATCTGGGCCAGGTGGCCGAGGGGGTGCACACAGTGGCAGAGGTTATGCGCCTGGCCGAGCGTTACCAGGTGGAGATGCCCATCGCACGGATGATTTATCGGGTGCTGTTTGAGGGGGTGCCCGTGGCCGAGGCGATGGAGGCCCTTTTGCACCGGCCCCCAGAAGCCGAGTGGCCCCACGGGTGGAGCACCTCCACCGCATAA
- the plsY gene encoding glycerol-3-phosphate 1-O-acyltransferase PlsY encodes MSAGLEWLAVAVPVAYLWGGIPWGLLVAQATRRMDPRRYGSGSTGMTNVMRIAGVWAGLLVLALDMGKGAVAVALAREMLATPWGPPSVGLAVMVGHIWSLYLGFRGGRGTASGLGGLYVLQPWAGAVATLLGLAAIARTRYVSVGSLLGAGSGGLTLIGFALAQEVPLPYALYGGVGAVLVVWAHRPNIQRLLRGEEYRLGEPARPLAPSQQRASWQR; translated from the coding sequence ATGAGCGCCGGTCTGGAGTGGTTAGCAGTGGCGGTCCCCGTGGCGTACCTGTGGGGGGGGATCCCCTGGGGCCTGCTGGTGGCCCAGGCGACGCGCCGTATGGACCCCCGCCGCTACGGCAGCGGAAGCACAGGGATGACCAATGTGATGCGCATTGCTGGAGTGTGGGCGGGCTTGCTGGTGCTGGCGTTGGATATGGGTAAGGGGGCCGTGGCCGTGGCCCTGGCGCGGGAGATGTTGGCCACCCCGTGGGGGCCGCCGAGCGTGGGGTTGGCAGTGATGGTGGGGCATATCTGGTCGCTTTACTTGGGCTTTCGGGGCGGGCGGGGCACCGCCAGTGGATTGGGGGGGCTGTATGTGCTTCAGCCGTGGGCAGGCGCCGTGGCGACCCTTCTGGGGCTGGCGGCCATTGCCCGCACGCGCTATGTGTCCGTCGGCTCCCTGCTGGGGGCAGGGAGCGGCGGGCTGACCCTGATAGGCTTCGCCTTGGCGCAGGAGGTGCCTTTGCCCTATGCTCTGTATGGAGGGGTGGGGGCTGTGCTGGTGGTGTGGGCACATCGCCCGAACATCCAACGCCTCCTCCGGGGAGAGGAGTACCGCTTGGGAGAGCCCGCCCGTCCTCTCGCTCCATCCCAGCAGAGGGCTTCGTGGCAAAGATAG
- the der gene encoding ribosome biogenesis GTPase Der, whose protein sequence is MPTPPSVPLVAIVGRPNVGKSTLFNRLLGRRVAIVADEAGTTRDRIAMPVLLDGRRVILVDTGGLRSEVDTSLEEQVRKQALLAIRDAEVIILVTDASTGVHPEDHAVADILRRQGKPVVLAVNKAEGPGRALQVGEFYALGLGEPIPVSALHNRGIGDLIERVLALLPEAPETPPEAEPVAKLAIVGRPNVGKSSMLNALVGEERAIVSPEPGTTRDALDTPATYKGLRLLLIDTAGIRRRGRIEPGIEQFAVLRALQAIERCDVAILVLDATEAVTAQDAHIAGYVVDAYKGLVVAVNKWDLARAQGATEAQALEAVRAGLHFVPYAPVLFTVASTGEGVQKVLEACLGVWRERQKRVPQEDLNRLLAEAVVRHPPPPHKGRPLHIYGLRQEGINPPTFVFTVNDPALVHFSYERYLANALRGVFGFAGTPLRLRFIARPQAKVGRS, encoded by the coding sequence ATGCCCACACCCCCCTCTGTGCCCCTGGTTGCCATCGTGGGACGCCCCAATGTGGGCAAGTCCACTTTGTTCAATCGCCTTTTGGGACGACGGGTGGCCATCGTGGCCGACGAGGCGGGCACCACCCGCGACCGCATCGCCATGCCCGTGCTCTTGGACGGGCGGAGGGTCATCCTGGTGGATACGGGGGGCCTGCGGTCCGAGGTAGACACCTCCCTGGAAGAGCAAGTGCGTAAGCAGGCGCTGCTGGCCATCCGTGATGCAGAGGTGATCATCTTGGTAACCGATGCCTCCACGGGGGTGCACCCGGAAGACCACGCCGTCGCCGACATCCTGCGCCGCCAGGGGAAGCCGGTGGTGTTGGCGGTGAACAAGGCCGAGGGGCCGGGGCGGGCTTTGCAGGTCGGGGAGTTTTACGCCCTGGGCCTGGGGGAGCCCATTCCCGTCTCGGCCCTGCACAACCGGGGCATCGGGGATCTCATAGAGCGGGTGCTGGCCCTTCTGCCCGAGGCCCCCGAAACCCCACCCGAAGCCGAGCCGGTGGCTAAACTGGCCATCGTGGGGCGCCCCAATGTGGGCAAGTCCAGTATGCTCAACGCCCTGGTGGGGGAGGAGCGGGCCATCGTCTCCCCCGAGCCGGGCACCACGCGGGACGCCCTGGACACCCCCGCCACCTATAAGGGCTTGCGCCTCCTGCTCATCGACACAGCGGGCATCCGCCGGCGGGGGCGCATTGAGCCGGGGATTGAGCAGTTTGCTGTTCTGCGGGCGCTGCAGGCCATTGAGCGGTGCGATGTGGCCATCCTGGTGCTGGATGCGACCGAGGCGGTCACAGCCCAGGATGCCCACATCGCCGGGTATGTGGTGGACGCCTATAAGGGGTTGGTGGTGGCGGTGAACAAGTGGGACCTGGCGCGGGCGCAGGGGGCCACCGAGGCCCAGGCCCTGGAGGCGGTGCGGGCGGGGTTGCACTTTGTGCCCTATGCGCCGGTGCTGTTCACCGTCGCCTCCACGGGGGAGGGGGTGCAAAAGGTGCTGGAGGCGTGCCTGGGGGTATGGCGGGAGCGGCAGAAGCGGGTGCCCCAGGAGGACCTGAACCGCCTTTTGGCCGAGGCGGTGGTGCGCCACCCACCTCCCCCCCATAAGGGGCGGCCCCTCCACATTTACGGCCTGCGCCAGGAGGGGATCAACCCCCCCACTTTTGTGTTCACGGTGAACGACCCCGCGTTGGTGCACTTTTCATATGAACGCTACTTGGCCAACGCTTTGCGGGGGGTCTTTGGCTTTGCCGGGACGCCCCTGCGCCTCCGCTTCATCGCGCGCCCTCAGGCGAAGGTGGGACGGTCATGA
- the argF gene encoding ornithine carbamoyltransferase yields MATPVRSLKGRDLLSVADLSPQEVEGLVARGLALKRGARPLSLEGKSVALLFEKPSLRTRVSFDVAVHQLGGHPFYLGPQEVGLGVREPVSDVARVLGRMVDAIVCRTFAQKTLEDMARYAAVPVINALSDSEHPCQALADILTVQERLGRLRGVVVAFVGDGNNCAASLALACAAVGAHFRIASPPGYELPPAVVQQAQATARHTGGSLTLLRDPDQAVAQAQVVYTDVWTSMGQEKEAEVRRRAFAGYQVNAERMARAAPGALFLHPMPAHYGEEVPPGFLESPWSAAYDQAENRLHIQKAILEAILAD; encoded by the coding sequence ATGGCTACCCCTGTGCGCAGTCTGAAGGGACGCGATCTCCTGTCGGTGGCTGACCTCTCCCCGCAGGAGGTGGAGGGGTTGGTGGCGCGGGGGCTGGCCCTGAAGCGGGGGGCACGGCCCTTGTCTCTGGAGGGGAAGAGTGTCGCCCTGCTGTTTGAGAAGCCCTCCCTGCGCACCCGTGTCTCCTTTGATGTGGCGGTGCATCAGTTGGGGGGGCACCCCTTTTACCTGGGCCCCCAAGAGGTGGGCCTGGGGGTGCGGGAGCCGGTGAGCGATGTGGCCCGCGTCCTGGGGCGGATGGTGGACGCCATCGTCTGCCGCACCTTCGCCCAAAAGACCTTGGAGGACATGGCCCGCTACGCGGCGGTGCCGGTCATCAACGCCCTGTCCGACAGTGAACACCCCTGCCAGGCCCTGGCCGATATCCTGACGGTGCAGGAGCGCCTGGGGCGCCTGCGGGGGGTGGTGGTGGCCTTTGTGGGGGATGGGAACAACTGCGCCGCCAGCCTGGCCCTGGCCTGTGCAGCGGTGGGTGCCCACTTCCGCATCGCCTCGCCCCCGGGGTATGAGCTGCCCCCGGCCGTTGTCCAGCAAGCCCAGGCCACAGCCCGGCACACGGGCGGCTCCCTCACGCTCCTCAGGGACCCCGACCAGGCCGTCGCCCAGGCCCAGGTGGTCTACACCGATGTGTGGACGAGCATGGGGCAAGAGAAGGAGGCGGAGGTGCGCCGGCGGGCCTTTGCCGGCTACCAGGTGAACGCCGAGCGCATGGCTCGTGCCGCCCCGGGTGCCCTGTTCCTGCACCCCATGCCCGCCCACTACGGGGAGGAGGTGCCCCCCGGCTTCCTGGAAAGCCCCTGGTCGGCCGCCTACGACCAGGCCGAGAATCGCCTGCACATCCAGAAGGCTATCCTTGAAGCCATCCTCGCCGACTGA
- a CDS encoding Zn-dependent alcohol dehydrogenase, whose translation MKIKAAVLYQPRQPLVVEEVDLDPPKRGEVLVRVAAAGVCRSDYHFMVGENTYLLPVVLGHEGAGIVEAVGEGVTTVKPGDPVIFNFVPNCGFCAYCTAGRPNICENSATLQQRAFMLDGTSRLRKGKQVLHHFIRTACFAEYAVLAETGCIPLEKDFPLDHAALIGCSVTTGVCAVLRTAQVPSGASVAVVGCGGVGLNVIQGARLVNADPIIAIDIREGNLALARQLGATHTINAGTEHVLRRVQEITNGQGADYSFEVYGGSHTAQVAFDIVRRGGTVVIVGLAPEGHKANFDLITILRKEVTIKGSYYGSARPRLDMPMLVRLAKEGRLDIGTLAQRRYRLEQINQAYRDLEEGLPGRGIIVFPQ comes from the coding sequence GTGAAAATCAAGGCGGCAGTGCTCTATCAACCGCGTCAACCTTTAGTGGTGGAAGAGGTAGATTTGGATCCGCCCAAACGGGGGGAGGTCTTGGTGCGGGTGGCGGCGGCGGGCGTCTGCCGTAGCGATTACCACTTTATGGTGGGTGAAAACACCTATCTCCTCCCCGTGGTGCTGGGGCATGAGGGGGCGGGCATCGTGGAGGCGGTGGGCGAGGGGGTAACCACCGTCAAGCCCGGCGACCCCGTCATCTTCAACTTCGTGCCCAACTGTGGCTTCTGCGCCTACTGCACCGCCGGACGCCCCAACATCTGCGAGAACTCCGCCACCTTGCAACAGCGCGCCTTTATGCTGGACGGCACCAGTCGCCTCCGCAAGGGCAAGCAGGTCCTCCACCACTTCATCCGCACCGCCTGCTTCGCCGAGTATGCGGTGCTGGCTGAGACGGGGTGCATCCCCTTGGAGAAGGACTTCCCTCTGGACCACGCCGCCCTTATCGGATGCTCGGTAACCACGGGGGTGTGTGCGGTTCTGCGCACTGCCCAGGTGCCGTCCGGGGCCAGTGTGGCGGTGGTGGGGTGTGGGGGTGTGGGGTTGAATGTCATCCAGGGAGCGCGCCTGGTAAACGCCGATCCCATCATCGCTATTGACATCCGCGAGGGCAACCTCGCCCTTGCCCGCCAACTGGGGGCAACCCACACAATCAACGCCGGCACTGAACATGTCCTGCGCCGCGTGCAGGAGATCACCAACGGCCAGGGGGCCGACTACTCCTTCGAGGTCTACGGGGGCTCCCACACGGCCCAGGTCGCTTTTGACATCGTTCGCCGGGGCGGGACAGTGGTCATCGTGGGGTTAGCCCCCGAGGGGCACAAGGCCAACTTTGACCTCATCACCATCCTGCGCAAAGAGGTTACCATCAAAGGCTCCTACTACGGCTCGGCGCGTCCCCGCCTGGATATGCCCATGCTGGTGCGCCTGGCCAAAGAGGGACGCCTGGACATCGGCACCCTGGCCCAGCGCCGTTACCGCCTGGAGCAGATTAACCAGGCCTACCGCGACCTAGAGGAGGGCCTGCCTGGGCGGGGCATTATCGTGTTCCCCCAGTAA